One region of Leucoraja erinacea ecotype New England chromosome 10, Leri_hhj_1, whole genome shotgun sequence genomic DNA includes:
- the LOC129701295 gene encoding tumor necrosis factor ligand superfamily member 6-like, with amino-acid sequence MQRNYPYPQVFMVDGNPNLNPYMQAPVWTLPTIKKRRKLGCKTVGSVLILNLVLLVLAWLALGSIKLIELQRDIKEIKEDHKEKGPYAEKIVGTRNVTESPKNLKAAAHLTGYYNSDYTNPLMWNHQTGHAIIRGVTYKDCGLVVNQTGLFVVYSKIYFRGYKCERRKNLEHILFKRSTRYSKDLILMESEKTDYCSLNYNNWNTNSYQAGIVTLTKGDSLYVNVSYPRLVDSDESKTFFGLYKL; translated from the exons ATGCAGCGGAATTACCCCTATCCTCAAGTGTTCATGGTTGATGGCAACCCGAACCTCAATCCCTACATGCAAGCCCCCGTATGGACTTTGCCCACTATCAAGAAGAGGAGAAAACTGGGCTGCAAGACAGTGGGCTCGGTTCTCATTCTCAACTTGGTGCTGCTGGTATTGGCGTGGCTTGCACTGGGCTCCATCAAACTGATTGAACTTCAGAGGGACATCAAAGAAATCAAAGAG GATCATAAAGAGAAAGGTCCATATGCAGAGAAAATTGTTG GAACTCGGAACGTGACAGAGTCACCCAAGAACCTTAAAGCTGCAGCGCACCTTACAG GATATTATAACTCTGATTACACCAACCCACTCATGTGGAATCACCAGACGGGCCATGCCATCATCAGAGGTGTCACGTACAAAGACTGCGGTCTGGTCGTCAACCAAACTGGACTCTTCGTCGTTTATTCCAAGATCTACTTCCGAGGATATAAATGTGAACGCAGGAAGAATTTGGAGCACATCCTATTCAAACGGTCGACTCGCTATAGTAAGGACTTGATTCTGATGGAATCTGAGAAGACGGACTACTGTTCACTGAATTATAATAACTGGAACACGAACAGTTACCAAGCAGGAATTGTCACCCTTACCAAAGGAGATTCCCTCTATGTTAATGTGTCATATCCAAGGCTagttgactctgatgagtccaAAACGTTCTTTGGACTATATAAGCTTTAA